A window of the Mannheimia granulomatis genome harbors these coding sequences:
- a CDS encoding pyrimidine dimer DNA glycosylase/endonuclease V → MTRINLVPPSELCDQHLLAEHRELTRIPNAVAKGKFSLKGQPEDYKLGEGHVRFFFNKLAFLKKRYDLLHEECLARGFNVQYFWAEDLPEDSSLWLDYEPTETALATNRERIALRMPAKPRFTERK, encoded by the coding sequence ATGACTCGAATCAACCTTGTTCCTCCGTCCGAATTGTGCGATCAACATTTATTGGCGGAACATCGTGAACTTACTCGTATCCCTAATGCGGTGGCGAAAGGTAAGTTCAGCTTAAAAGGTCAGCCGGAAGATTATAAATTAGGCGAAGGACATGTTCGTTTTTTCTTCAATAAACTCGCTTTTTTGAAAAAACGTTACGATCTACTGCATGAGGAGTGCTTGGCAAGAGGCTTTAATGTGCAATATTTCTGGGCTGAGGACTTACCGGAAGATTCTTCACTTTGGCTTGATTATGAGCCGACTGAAACCGCATTAGCTACAAATCGTGAGCGAATTGCGTTAAGAATGCCGGCAAAACCGCGTTTTACCGAAAGAAAATAA
- the ubiG gene encoding bifunctional 2-polyprenyl-6-hydroxyphenol methylase/3-demethylubiquinol 3-O-methyltransferase UbiG: MQNVDQQEITKFEKMAQTWWDPNGSFKPIHLLNPLRLAYILEKSNGLFGKKVLDVGCGGGILSEAMAKQGAIVTGIDMTTEPLEIAKQHAKQSGLKIDYQQTTIENFLEKMTACQAEKFDVITCMEMLEHVPDPLSVIQSCKALLKPDGILFFSTINRTFKAYMLVIIGAEYVLKMLPKGTHEFEKFIKPAELLTWCDEANLRCDEMKGYHFNPLTEKFRLNNDVSCNYIATLKINN; this comes from the coding sequence ATGCAAAATGTCGATCAACAAGAAATTACAAAATTTGAAAAAATGGCACAAACGTGGTGGGATCCTAATGGCAGTTTCAAGCCAATTCATCTGCTTAATCCGCTACGTTTAGCCTATATTTTAGAAAAATCGAACGGTTTATTCGGCAAAAAAGTGTTAGATGTCGGTTGTGGCGGTGGTATTTTAAGTGAAGCGATGGCGAAACAAGGGGCAATTGTCACCGGCATTGATATGACCACCGAACCGCTTGAAATTGCCAAACAGCACGCTAAACAAAGTGGTTTGAAAATTGACTACCAACAGACCACAATTGAAAATTTTTTGGAAAAAATGACCGCTTGTCAGGCTGAAAAATTTGATGTGATTACCTGTATGGAAATGCTGGAACATGTGCCGGATCCGCTGTCTGTTATCCAAAGCTGCAAAGCGTTGCTAAAACCAGACGGTATTTTGTTTTTCTCAACCATCAACCGTACCTTTAAAGCTTATATGTTGGTAATTATTGGGGCAGAATATGTGTTAAAAATGCTACCTAAAGGCACCCACGAATTTGAAAAATTTATTAAGCCTGCGGAATTATTGACGTGGTGCGATGAAGCTAATTTACGCTGCGATGAGATGAAAGGGTATCACTTCAACCCATTAACCGAAAAATTCCGGCTAAATAATGATGTGAGCTGTAACTACATTGCCACGCTTAAAATCAACAATTAA
- a CDS encoding Abi family protein has product MKQQKIWKSFNEQLALLQERGMLINDEKKALGYLKSLGYYRLSGYLYSFRQIDPSSPKNRLDQFIPNSRFEDVKALYIFDKKLRQLALDALERIEIALRVSIAYELGKYEPLVHQKSQYFEPHFEHQKWLDKYQNLINRESESSFVKHHLEHYGDLPIWAASEVWDFGTMSMLYKGMLSKDKDRIAKIYHLKYGKHLQTHLHAFNFIRNVSAHHSRLWNKPIIFKANLKGLPDEQWKQLNVAQSFVYFCLMKRMLDVICPNSTWGTRFLALLEEFPNVENNAINLQQMGIVTDLSKWKLWQKA; this is encoded by the coding sequence ATGAAGCAGCAGAAAATTTGGAAAAGTTTTAATGAACAGCTCGCTCTTTTACAAGAGAGAGGGATGTTGATTAATGACGAAAAGAAAGCCTTAGGTTACTTGAAAAGCCTTGGTTATTATCGGCTAAGTGGTTATTTGTATTCTTTTAGGCAAATCGATCCAAGCAGTCCTAAAAATCGGCTTGACCAGTTTATTCCTAATAGCCGCTTTGAAGATGTAAAAGCATTGTATATTTTTGACAAAAAGCTCAGGCAGTTAGCACTTGATGCTTTAGAACGTATTGAAATTGCTTTAAGAGTGAGTATCGCCTATGAGTTAGGTAAATATGAACCGTTAGTCCATCAAAAATCACAGTATTTTGAACCGCACTTTGAACATCAAAAATGGTTAGATAAATATCAAAATCTAATCAATAGAGAATCAGAAAGCAGTTTTGTTAAGCATCATTTAGAGCATTATGGCGATTTACCGATTTGGGCAGCCAGCGAAGTATGGGATTTCGGCACAATGTCGATGCTTTACAAGGGAATGTTATCGAAAGATAAAGACCGCATTGCTAAAATTTATCACTTAAAATACGGGAAACATTTACAAACGCATTTGCACGCTTTTAATTTTATCCGAAATGTCTCCGCTCATCATAGCCGTTTATGGAATAAACCGATTATTTTCAAAGCAAATCTGAAAGGCTTACCAGATGAACAATGGAAACAGCTTAATGTTGCTCAGTCTTTTGTCTATTTTTGTTTAATGAAGCGTATGTTAGATGTGATTTGCCCAAATTCAACTTGGGGAACAAGATTTTTGGCACTTTTGGAAGAATTTCCCAATGTTGAAAATAATGCAATTAATTTACAACAAATGGGTATTGTGACAGATTTGAGTAAGTGGAAATTATGGCAGAAAGCCTAA
- the ttcA gene encoding tRNA 2-thiocytidine(32) synthetase TtcA: MTDETQQKDKKITYNFNKLQKRLRRNVGNAIADFGMIEEGDRVMVCLSGGKDSYTLLDILLNLQQSAPVNFSVVAVNLDQKQPGFPEDVLPRYLESIGVEYKIVEENTYGIVKEKIPEGKTTCSLCSRLRRGILYRTATELGATKIALGHHRDDMLATLFLNMFYGGKMKSMPPKLISDDGKQIVIRPLAYCKEKDIIKYAEAKQFPIIPCNLCGSQPNLQRQVVKEMLNTWDRQYPGRLETMFSALQDIVPSHLCDPSLFDFKGIKHGQMIDGVEGDTAFDNMKIEAKTFLDEDDDNNFAEAGVIQFKAVD, encoded by the coding sequence ATGACAGACGAAACCCAACAAAAAGACAAAAAAATTACATATAATTTCAATAAGTTACAAAAACGCTTACGCCGAAATGTGGGTAATGCGATTGCCGATTTTGGTATGATTGAAGAAGGCGACCGAGTCATGGTTTGCCTTTCCGGTGGTAAAGATAGCTACACGTTATTAGATATATTGCTAAATCTACAACAAAGTGCACCGGTTAATTTTAGCGTTGTTGCGGTTAATTTAGACCAAAAACAGCCAGGCTTTCCGGAAGATGTGCTGCCTCGCTATTTAGAAAGCATCGGCGTGGAATATAAAATTGTGGAAGAAAACACCTATGGCATCGTCAAAGAGAAGATTCCAGAAGGTAAAACCACCTGCTCACTCTGCTCACGACTTCGTCGTGGAATCTTATATCGCACTGCTACTGAACTTGGGGCGACTAAAATTGCGTTAGGCCACCACCGCGATGATATGCTGGCAACCTTATTCTTAAATATGTTCTACGGTGGCAAAATGAAAAGTATGCCACCAAAGCTAATTTCTGATGATGGCAAACAGATTGTGATCCGCCCGCTTGCTTACTGCAAAGAAAAGGACATCATTAAATACGCCGAAGCCAAGCAGTTCCCGATTATCCCGTGTAACCTGTGCGGCTCACAGCCGAATCTTCAGCGCCAAGTAGTAAAAGAGATGCTAAACACTTGGGATCGTCAATACCCGGGCAGATTAGAAACTATGTTCAGTGCCTTGCAAGATATTGTCCCATCACACTTATGCGACCCAAGCCTGTTTGATTTTAAAGGCATTAAACACGGTCAAATGATTGATGGCGTAGAAGGCGACACCGCTTTCGATAATATGAAAATTGAAGCAAAAACCTTTTTAGATGAAGATGATGATAACAATTTTGCTGAAGCGGGTGTGATTCAATTTAAAGCTGTTGATTAA
- a CDS encoding putative transporter produces the protein MSEIALTVSLLSLVAVLGLWIGHIKVRGVGLGIGGVLFGGLLVSHFMGQFAVKLDAHTLHFIQEFGLILFVYSIGIQVGPGFFASLKHSGLKLNAFAVLIVLLSGVLVVLIHKFFNVPLPVILGIFSGAVTNTPSLGAGQQVLSELSNSNVTEIMGMSYAIAYPFGIIGILLTMWLVRILLKINIDKEAEAFNQEQNPGKEQLNSLNVRLTNPNINGLKLNQLPDFDLHEVSYSRLKRGDELSIPKIDTVLQVGDILHLVGEEAALHKMQIILGEVADVSVSTKGTIYRSERAVVTNEKVFGKQIRQLMLKGKYDVVISRLNRAGVELVPNGDMTLQFGDVLNLVGRQVDIETVMGIIGNAQSKLQQVQMLPIFIGIGLGVLLGSVPIYVPGFPVALKLGLAGGPLVVALILARIGSFGKLYWFMPPSANLALREIGIVLFLAVVGLKSGGRFLETLLSSDGMEWILYGAMITFVPLMITGLIARLYGKLNYLTLCGLLAGSMTDPPALAFANEIKEGNGAAALSYATVYPLVMFLRIMLPQILAIMLWVAG, from the coding sequence ATGAGCGAAATTGCACTTACTGTCAGTTTATTATCTTTAGTGGCAGTATTAGGATTGTGGATTGGGCATATTAAGGTAAGAGGGGTTGGATTGGGTATCGGAGGGGTACTCTTTGGTGGATTACTGGTCTCCCATTTTATGGGGCAGTTTGCTGTCAAGCTTGACGCTCATACTTTGCACTTTATTCAAGAGTTTGGCTTGATTTTGTTTGTTTATTCGATTGGTATCCAAGTGGGGCCCGGCTTTTTTGCATCGCTTAAACATTCCGGCTTAAAGCTAAATGCTTTTGCAGTATTAATCGTACTGTTAAGTGGTGTATTAGTAGTACTTATTCACAAATTCTTCAATGTGCCTTTACCGGTAATTTTAGGGATATTCTCCGGTGCAGTAACCAATACGCCTTCTTTAGGGGCAGGACAGCAGGTTCTATCTGAATTAAGTAATAGCAATGTGACCGAAATTATGGGGATGAGCTATGCGATTGCTTATCCTTTTGGCATTATCGGGATTTTGCTTACGATGTGGTTGGTTCGTATCCTATTAAAAATCAATATAGATAAAGAAGCAGAAGCATTTAATCAAGAACAAAATCCAGGTAAAGAGCAGCTTAATAGTTTGAATGTTCGCTTAACTAATCCGAATATTAATGGGTTAAAACTTAATCAGTTGCCAGATTTTGATTTGCATGAAGTTTCTTATTCTCGACTAAAACGGGGCGATGAACTCTCTATCCCTAAAATTGATACAGTATTACAAGTTGGCGATATATTACATTTAGTTGGAGAAGAAGCTGCGTTACATAAAATGCAGATCATTTTAGGTGAAGTAGCTGATGTATCGGTTTCAACTAAAGGTACGATTTACCGTTCAGAACGTGCAGTGGTAACCAATGAAAAAGTTTTTGGTAAACAAATTCGCCAACTAATGCTTAAAGGTAAGTATGATGTAGTAATTTCACGCCTCAATCGAGCCGGAGTAGAGTTGGTTCCAAATGGTGATATGACACTGCAATTCGGTGATGTACTGAATTTAGTTGGTCGTCAGGTTGACATTGAAACGGTAATGGGCATTATTGGCAATGCACAATCTAAATTACAACAAGTACAAATGCTGCCGATTTTTATCGGTATCGGATTGGGGGTATTATTAGGTTCGGTGCCTATTTATGTACCTGGTTTCCCTGTGGCATTAAAGCTCGGCTTAGCCGGCGGGCCTTTGGTGGTAGCATTAATTTTGGCGCGTATCGGCAGTTTCGGCAAACTCTATTGGTTTATGCCACCAAGTGCCAACCTCGCCTTACGTGAAATTGGGATTGTCCTATTCTTGGCTGTTGTAGGCTTAAAATCCGGTGGGCGATTTCTGGAAACGCTACTCAGTAGTGATGGTATGGAATGGATTCTCTATGGAGCAATGATTACCTTTGTTCCACTGATGATCACAGGCTTGATTGCCAGACTTTATGGCAAATTGAATTACCTCACCCTTTGTGGATTACTCGCCGGTTCAATGACTGACCCACCAGCTCTCGCCTTCGCCAATGAAATTAAAGAAGGCAATGGTGCCGCCGCACTTTCTTACGCCACGGTTTACCCTCTGGTCATGTTCTTACGCATTATGCTGCCACAGATACTGGCGATAATGCTATGGGTGGCGGGTTAG
- a CDS encoding AAA family ATPase — protein MINRPNYHQQLKPFINTPLIKVITGIRRSDKLTVMKLLRAELLSQGVAEAQIIHINFESFAFMVDLNLARYITGANSYLLSTKLSTYLAGRYVEIPIFTLSFNEFLAFKANHSAEKTQNPTTLFNEYLRKGGFPMVHTGNYELETAYKIVQDIYTLVILRDTVQRHKIRDVEVKYHFLFGMETNWQN, from the coding sequence ATGATCAACAGACCAAATTACCATCAACAACTCAAACCATTTATCAATACACCGCTAATTAAAGTCATCACTGGCATTCGCCGTTCGGATAAATTGACCGTGATGAAACTGCTGCGAGCAGAGTTACTTTCACAGGGTGTGGCAGAGGCACAGATAATCCACATTAACTTTGAAAGTTTTGCGTTTATGGTGGACCTTAATCTCGCTCGCTACATCACGGGTGCGAACTCATACTTGCTCTCTACCAAGCTTTCCACTTACCTTGCCGGACGGTATGTAGAAATCCCGATTTTTACCTTATCTTTCAATGAGTTTTTGGCATTTAAAGCAAACCATTCTGCGGAAAAAACACAAAATCCGACCACCCTTTTTAATGAATATTTGCGAAAAGGAGGCTTTCCGATGGTGCATACTGGCAATTATGAGCTAGAAACAGCATATAAAATTGTGCAGGATATTTATACGTTGGTCATTTTGCGAGACACGGTGCAACGCCATAAAATTCGTGATGTGGAGGTGAAATATCATTTTCTATTTGGAATGGAGACAAATTGGCAGAATTAA
- the gyrA gene encoding DNA topoisomerase (ATP-hydrolyzing) subunit A has translation MSELAKDIIPVSIEDELKTSYLDYAMSVIVGRALPDVRDGLKPVHRRVLFSMDQNSNTYNKPHVKSARVVGDVIGKYHPHGDSAVYDTIVRMAQPFSLRYMLVDGQGNFGSIDGDAPAAMRYTEVRMQKITQELLTDLDKETVDFSPNYDGKEMIPDVLPTKIPALLVNGSSGIAVGMATNIPPHNLGEVLDGCLAYIDNENISVEELMQYIPGPDFPTGAIINGRKGIEEAYRTGRGKVYVRAKASVETTDKGREQIVVTELPYQVNKAKLIEKIAELVKDKKIEGISKIDDYSDKKGISIVIEIKRDAVGEVVLNHLYSLTQMQVTFGINMVALDNGQPKVLNLTQIIEAFVKHRREVVTRRTIFELRKARERAHILEGLAIALANIDPVIELIRASKTAEEAREGLLARPWALGNVASMLEAAGVDASRPEDLPENLGVRDGQYYLSEAQARAILELRLHRLTGLEHEKIVEEYKELLTEIGELLRILNSADRLMEVIREELELVKATFNDERRTEITAASGDINIEDLIAQEDVVVTLSHAGYVKYQPLSDYEAQRRGGKGKSATKMKEDDFIEKLLVANTHDTILCFSSRGRLYQLKVYQLPQASRGARGTPIVNILPLVKEENERITAILPIPNGEFSADKFIFMATASGVVKKVSLDAFSNVRSSGLIALKLREGDELIGVDITDGESEIMLFSAQGRVVRFAEKAVRAMGRTATGVRGIKLATTEISSDEIEEAEIIEIENEEAEDTSSVSLDTDRVVSLVIPRTEGDILTVTQNGYGKRTVIGEYPVKSRATKGVVSIKVNERNGKVVAAVQVFDTDQIMLITDAGTLVRTRVAEVSLVGRNTQGVRIIRTAEDEHVVSLERVCEPEEDDSIDEFGNADTNAENVETSTEE, from the coding sequence ATGAGCGAATTAGCCAAAGATATTATCCCCGTAAGTATTGAGGACGAATTAAAAACCTCTTACCTTGACTATGCCATGTCGGTTATCGTTGGGCGTGCATTGCCTGATGTGCGTGACGGTTTAAAGCCGGTTCATCGCCGTGTACTATTCTCAATGGATCAAAATAGCAATACCTATAATAAACCACACGTAAAATCAGCCCGTGTGGTGGGTGATGTTATCGGTAAATATCACCCGCATGGTGACTCTGCGGTGTATGACACTATTGTGCGTATGGCACAACCGTTCTCATTACGTTATATGTTAGTTGACGGGCAGGGTAACTTTGGCTCAATTGACGGTGACGCACCGGCGGCAATGCGTTATACCGAAGTGCGTATGCAAAAAATTACGCAGGAATTATTAACCGATCTTGATAAAGAAACCGTGGATTTCTCGCCAAACTACGATGGCAAAGAGATGATTCCTGACGTACTTCCAACCAAAATTCCTGCCTTATTGGTAAACGGTTCTTCCGGGATTGCAGTAGGTATGGCAACCAATATTCCGCCTCACAATTTAGGCGAAGTGCTGGATGGCTGCTTGGCATACATTGATAACGAAAATATTAGCGTTGAAGAGCTAATGCAATACATTCCAGGTCCGGATTTCCCAACAGGGGCAATTATCAACGGTCGTAAAGGGATTGAAGAAGCTTACCGCACCGGTCGTGGTAAAGTCTATGTGCGTGCGAAAGCAAGCGTGGAAACCACAGACAAAGGCCGTGAGCAGATTGTTGTAACCGAACTGCCTTACCAAGTAAACAAAGCAAAATTGATCGAAAAAATTGCTGAGTTAGTGAAAGATAAAAAAATCGAAGGCATTAGTAAAATTGATGACTATTCGGACAAAAAAGGTATTTCAATTGTTATTGAGATCAAACGTGATGCTGTAGGCGAAGTGGTATTAAACCACCTCTATTCACTGACCCAAATGCAAGTAACTTTTGGTATCAATATGGTTGCGTTAGATAACGGTCAGCCGAAAGTCTTGAATTTAACGCAAATCATCGAAGCCTTTGTGAAACACCGCCGTGAGGTGGTAACTCGCCGTACCATTTTTGAATTACGCAAAGCCCGTGAACGTGCTCATATTTTAGAAGGCTTGGCGATTGCATTAGCGAATATTGACCCTGTTATTGAGTTGATCCGTGCCTCAAAAACGGCTGAGGAAGCACGTGAAGGCTTATTAGCTCGCCCTTGGGCATTAGGAAATGTTGCCTCAATGTTAGAAGCCGCAGGGGTGGATGCCTCTCGTCCGGAAGATTTACCGGAAAACTTAGGCGTGCGTGATGGTCAATATTATTTATCAGAAGCCCAAGCCCGTGCGATTTTGGAATTACGTTTACACCGTTTAACCGGCTTAGAGCACGAAAAAATCGTTGAAGAGTACAAAGAATTATTAACTGAAATTGGCGAATTATTACGCATCCTAAACAGTGCAGATCGTTTAATGGAAGTAATTCGTGAAGAATTAGAGCTGGTTAAGGCGACCTTTAACGATGAACGCCGTACCGAAATTACTGCAGCTTCAGGCGATATCAACATTGAAGATTTGATCGCCCAAGAAGATGTGGTAGTAACGCTTTCTCACGCAGGTTATGTGAAATACCAACCGTTATCCGACTACGAAGCTCAACGCCGTGGTGGTAAAGGTAAGTCTGCAACGAAAATGAAAGAAGATGACTTTATCGAAAAACTATTGGTGGCGAACACCCACGATACCATTCTCTGCTTCTCAAGCCGTGGTCGTTTATATCAATTAAAAGTGTACCAATTACCGCAAGCTAGCCGTGGTGCACGTGGTACGCCGATTGTCAATATTCTGCCGTTAGTGAAAGAAGAGAACGAACGTATTACTGCAATCTTACCGATTCCAAATGGCGAATTTTCGGCAGATAAATTTATCTTTATGGCAACCGCAAGCGGTGTGGTGAAAAAAGTCTCCTTAGATGCGTTCAGCAATGTGAGATCAAGCGGTCTAATTGCATTAAAACTTCGTGAAGGCGATGAATTAATCGGTGTGGATATCACCGATGGCGAAAGCGAAATTATGCTGTTCTCGGCACAAGGTCGAGTAGTCCGTTTTGCAGAAAAAGCCGTGCGTGCAATGGGCAGAACCGCAACGGGGGTGCGTGGTATCAAACTTGCTACCACCGAAATTTCAAGTGATGAGATTGAAGAAGCGGAAATCATTGAAATTGAAAATGAGGAAGCGGAAGATACTTCAAGCGTGAGCCTAGACACCGACCGCGTGGTTTCATTGGTCATTCCTCGCACCGAAGGCGATATTTTAACCGTCACCCAAAATGGCTACGGTAAACGTACCGTCATTGGTGAATATCCGGTGAAATCCCGTGCAACCAAAGGTGTGGTTTCAATCAAAGTGAATGAACGCAACGGTAAAGTCGTGGCAGCAGTTCAAGTGTTTGATACCGACCAAATTATGCTGATTACCGATGCCGGCACACTAGTTCGTACAAGGGTTGCTGAAGTCAGCCTAGTTGGGCGAAACACCCAAGGCGTTCGCATTATCCGCACTGCAGAAGACGAACATGTTGTAAGTTTAGAGCGAGTGTGTGAGCCTGAAGAAGATGACAGCATTGATGAATTTGGCAACGCAGACACTAATGCAGAGAATGTAGAAACTTCAACAGAAGAATAA
- a CDS encoding type I restriction-modification system subunit M, whose protein sequence is MAAIQQRAELQRQIWQIANEVRGAVDGWDFKQYVLGTLFYRFISENFAEYIANGDESVDYSTYSDEEIDAFGIKEDAVKTKGYFIYPSQLFKNVAKTAHQNQALNIELAEIFEAIESSAVGYPSEQDIKGLFADFDTRSSKLGSSVSEKSKRLAAVLKGVAELDFGRFEDNQIDLFGDAYEFLISNYAANAGKSGGEFFTPQNVSKLIAQLALYGQSAVNKIYDPACGSGSLLLQAKKQFDDHVIEDGFFGQEINHTTYNLARMNMFLHNINYDKFHIELGDTLINPKLKDDKPFDAIVSNPPYSIKWIGSDDPTLINDERFAPAGILAPKSKADFAFILHALNYLSAKGRAAIVTFPGIFYRSGAEQKIRQYLIEQNVVETVIALPSNLFFGTSIATNILVLSKHKTDTKTQFIDASELFKKETNNNVLTDEHIEQILKLFADKTDVDHLAKSIDNRQIAENDYNLAVSSYVEQKDTREVINIAELNAEISETVAKIDCLRAEIDAIVAEIEGDL, encoded by the coding sequence ATGGCAGCTATTCAACAAAGAGCAGAACTCCAGCGTCAAATCTGGCAAATTGCAAACGAAGTTCGTGGAGCGGTAGATGGTTGGGATTTTAAGCAATATGTATTAGGCACACTGTTTTACCGTTTTATTAGTGAAAATTTTGCAGAATATATCGCTAACGGCGATGAAAGTGTTGATTATTCTACCTATTCCGATGAAGAAATTGATGCGTTTGGCATTAAAGAAGATGCAGTAAAAACCAAAGGCTATTTTATTTACCCAAGCCAGTTATTTAAAAATGTAGCAAAAACTGCACATCAAAATCAGGCACTCAATATTGAATTAGCGGAGATTTTTGAGGCTATTGAAAGTTCTGCCGTAGGTTATCCGTCGGAGCAAGATATTAAAGGTTTATTTGCTGATTTTGATACGAGATCAAGTAAATTGGGCAGTAGTGTCAGTGAAAAAAGTAAACGTCTTGCTGCGGTATTAAAAGGCGTAGCGGAACTCGATTTTGGTCGTTTTGAAGATAATCAAATTGACTTGTTTGGTGATGCTTATGAGTTTCTTATCTCTAATTATGCTGCGAATGCAGGGAAATCCGGCGGAGAGTTTTTCACCCCACAAAATGTGTCTAAATTGATTGCACAACTGGCCCTATATGGACAAAGTGCGGTCAATAAAATTTACGATCCGGCTTGTGGTTCGGGTTCTTTATTATTACAAGCCAAAAAACAATTTGATGATCACGTGATTGAAGATGGCTTCTTTGGGCAAGAAATCAATCACACTACCTACAACCTCGCCCGTATGAATATGTTTTTGCATAATATCAATTATGACAAATTCCATATTGAATTGGGCGACACGCTTATCAATCCGAAATTAAAAGATGACAAACCCTTTGATGCGATTGTATCTAATCCGCCTTATTCGATTAAATGGATTGGTTCTGATGATCCCACATTAATTAATGATGAACGTTTTGCACCGGCAGGCATTCTTGCCCCCAAATCCAAAGCCGATTTTGCCTTTATTCTGCACGCCTTAAATTACCTTTCCGCAAAAGGGCGGGCAGCGATTGTCACTTTCCCCGGTATTTTTTATCGCAGTGGTGCGGAACAAAAAATTCGCCAATACTTAATCGAACAAAATGTGGTGGAAACGGTTATTGCTTTACCGTCCAATCTCTTTTTTGGCACAAGCATTGCAACGAATATTTTGGTGCTTTCCAAACATAAAACCGACACCAAAACCCAGTTTATTGATGCAAGCGAACTGTTTAAAAAAGAAACCAACAACAATGTGCTGACTGATGAGCATATTGAGCAAATTCTTAAACTCTTTGCTGATAAAACTGACGTGGATCATTTGGCAAAATCAATCGATAACCGCCAAATTGCCGAAAATGATTACAACCTTGCAGTAAGTTCTTATGTGGAACAAAAAGATACCCGAGAAGTGATTAACATTGCCGAACTCAATGCCGAAATTAGCGAAACTGTCGCAAAAATTGACTGCTTACGAGCGGAAATTGATGCCATTGTGGCGGAGATTGAGGGAGATTTATAA